One genomic window of Medicago truncatula cultivar Jemalong A17 chromosome 1, MtrunA17r5.0-ANR, whole genome shotgun sequence includes the following:
- the LOC25484152 gene encoding polyadenylate-binding protein 2, which yields MNHEQQLMTGSCTNCGLPNHSEKSCFERPQRVPARFRQNLVPEPIARELVPASDGWDRYLLKKKEDKDSTGGFRSLRLRGDIPEYLLKKVSKDSDDTTDLTTHFDPRTRFNYREKMSSADKYFNAGSQLQMSSWVDREDIVRGPAGSSVPHVANEDTYARSIHVGNVHYACTPKEVQQHFQSCGTVNRVKILTDKFGRPEGFACVEFVEADAVQNALGLNGSELHGRLLNVSSKCTHVPELKQYRRRHAGFRGRRPVRSSPYFPPNAYRRVPRYRRPTRYQPY from the exons atgaatcaCGAACAACAATTGATGACAGGATCTTGCACCAA cTGTGGGCTTCCAAACCATTCTGAAAAATCTTGTTTTGAAAGACCCCAGAGAGTCCCTGCAAGGTTTCGCCAGAACCTTGTTCCAGAACCGATTGCAAGAGAACTTGTTCCTGCATCTGATGGATGGGACAGatatttgttgaagaaaaaggaAGACAAAGATAGCACAGGAGGATTCAG AAGCTTACGCCTTCGAGGAGATATCCCCGAATATCTTCTAAAAAAAGTCTCAAAAGACTCCGACGATACGACTGATCTGACAACACATTTTGATCCTCGCACCCGGTTTAATTATAGGGAAAAAATGTCATCGGCAGACAAATATTTTAATGCT GGAAGTCAACTCCAAATGAGTTCTTGGGTGGATAGAGAGGACATTGTTCGAG GTCCTGCTGGGTCATCTGTACCTCATGTAGCAAATGAGGATACATATGCTAGATCGATTCATGTCGGTAAT GTTCACTATGCATGCACACCTAAGGAAGTTCAACAGCATTTTCAGTCCTGTGGTACTGTCAACAGAGTCAAAATATTGACAGACAAATTTGGTCGACCGGAAGGATTTGCTTGTGTAGAATTTGTTGAAGCTGATGCTGTTCAGAATGCTCTCGGTTTAAATGGATCTGAATTACATGGCCGACTGCTGAAT GTGTCTTCAAAATGCACTCATGTTCCTGAATTGAAGCAGTACAGAAGAAGGCATGCTGGTTTCCGTGGCAGGAGGCCTGTCCGGTCTTCACCATACTTTCCGCCAAATGCTTACAG AAGGGTTCCGAGATATAGAAGACCCACTCGATACCAGCCATACTAG
- the LOC25484153 gene encoding F-box/LRR-repeat protein 4: MKAIRTCSLKSSPENLAAAKRTEDRSTICPSSPAGSPLKRKKRTSESYLPDDCWEIIIKSSQINFNSLSLVSKQILSITNRLRFSLSVTDASRHYLPRLLKRFTNLTSLDLSRYNYLPNDLLCKISNFPLKKLTSLKLPVPTPFPADGLLAFCQTVTTLTSLTCSRASFVHSQLLPVAHCFPLLKHLDLSRPWYNLSQPVEDHINGISSLLSNSPYIQHLDLSHTNFLNDQHVAEFSLFLAHLVSINLTGCWKLTESALFSLVINCPSLSDIKMEYTTIGNESIGGGGREDSNSFAVVSPKVKSLCLARCQYLRDQNIILFASIFPNLEVLDLSYWKEVSEETVSKVLRCCTKIKHLNLSYTNVDDKSLHIISTSCCGLLQLLLESCMNVTENGVKHVVQNCKQLREINLRYIDQLNANVVSSMVLSRPSLRKIIAPLGFSLSDRKRKVFLQRHGCLVC, translated from the coding sequence ATGAAAGCGATAAGAACTTGTTCCCTGAAATCTTCACCGGAAAATTTAGCAGCGGCGAAACGGACCGAAGATCGATCTACCATCTGTCCATCTTCACCGGCCGGAAGTCCAttgaaaaggaagaagagaacTTCAGAATCATATTTACCTGACGATTGTTGGGAGATTATCATAAAATCATCTCAAATCAACTTCAATTCTCTATCTCTCGTTTCAAAACAAATCCTCTCCATCACTAATCGTCTTCGGTTTTCACTCTCCGTCACTGATGCATCACGTCATTACCTCCCTCGTCTCTTGAAAAGGTTCACCAACCTCACTTCCCTCGACCTCTCCCGCTACAACTATTTACCGAACGATCTTCTCTGCAAAATATCTAACTTCCCATTGAAAAAACTCACATCACTCAAACTCCCTGTCCCTACCCCCTTTCCAGCAGATGGCTTGCTCGCATTCTGCCAAACCGTTACAACATTGACCTCTCTCACTTGTTCCCGTGCTTCTTTTGTTCACAGCCAGCTCTTACCCGTTGCTCATTGTTTCCCTTTGCTCAAACACCTCGACCTCTCTCGCCCTTGGTACAACCTCTCTCAGCCTGTTGAGGATCATATTAATGGAATTAGCTCTCTGTTATCCAACTCTCCATATATACAACATTTGGATCTTAGTCACACTAATTTTCTCAATGATCAACATGTTGCCGAGTTCTCTTTGTTTCTTGCTCATTTGGTGTCTATAAACCTTACTGGATGTTGGAAGCTGACAGAATCAGCTTTGTTTTCGCTCGTTATAAATTGTCCTTCACTTAGTGACATCAAAATGGAATACACAACTATTGGGAATGAGAGTATTGGAGGAGGAGGAAGGGAGGATTCTAATTCTTTTGCTGTCGTAAGCCCGAAAGTAAAGTCTCTTTGTTTGGCTCGCTGTCAATACTTGAGAGATCAAAACATTATATTGTTTGCTTCCATTTTCCCCAACTTGGAGGTGCTTGATTTGAGCTATTGGAAGGAAGTGTCTGAAGAAACTGTTTCTAAAGTTTTAAGATGTTGTACTAAGATTAAGCATTTGAACTTGTCATATACCAACGTTGATGATAAATCACTCCATATCATATCAACGAGTTGTTGTGGCCTTTTGCAATTGTTACTGGAAAGTTGTATGAATGTCACAGAGAATGGAGTGAAACATGTGGTTCAAAACTGCAAGCAACTGAGGGAGATCAATTTGAGATATATCGATCAACTGAACGCTAATGTTGTTTCTTCAATGGTATTATCAAGGCCATCTTTAAGAAAGATCATCGCTCCATTAGGTTTTTCTTTAAGTGACAGAAAGAGGAAAGTCTTCTTGCAACGTCATGGATGTCTTGTTTGCTAG
- the LOC25484154 gene encoding zinc finger HIT domain-containing protein 3, translating into MGPKQCQICHKAQSKYKCPKCYLLYCSLACFKKHKELPCVNPTPSETKTADLESHVEKPSVVDNAVVEAPVEKPLVVVDKTGEVLQQFQLEAIASSSEIRDALNDKALQELICQIDCSSNAENELDKAMADEAFRLFTNKILSTINP; encoded by the exons ATGGGTCCTAAACAATGTCAAATCTGCCACAAAGCTCAATCCAAGTACAAATGCCCTAAATGTTACTTACTTTA TTGCTCTCTGGCCTGTTTCAAGAAACACAAAG AACTTCCATGTGTCAATCCAACACCTTCAGAAACTAAAACAG CTGATTTGGAATCACATGTAGAAAAGCCATCAGTTGTTGATAATGCTGTTGTGGAAGCACCTGTAGAAAAGCCATTAGTTGTTGTTGATAAAACAGGCGAAGTGTTGCAACAATTCCAACTGGAAGCTATAG CCTCTTCCAGTGAGATTCGTGATGCTTTGAATGATAAGGCCCTTCAAGAACTAATTTGCCAAATCGATTGTTCTTCAAATGCAGAGAAT GAACTTGATAAAGCTATGGCAGACGAGGCATTTCGCTTGTTCACAAACAAG ATTTTATCAACTATCAACCCCTAA